From the genome of Dermacentor andersoni chromosome 3, qqDerAnde1_hic_scaffold, whole genome shotgun sequence:
CTAACGTAGTTTTCTGGAGTTCATCGAGAAAAGGATGGCAACACAATACAAACCTCGTACAACGCTGATGACAGGGGAGGAAAATGAGGGTTAAGTTATTATTTGCAATGCTTCCAGTTAGCGCACCGTCAACGCTTGGCATACATCAAAATTGCTATATCGCCCAATATTATTGATTTTATACTCAATGTGAGTTTTTCTAGGACTCCTCGCATCCTTGCAGATAATGGCGGAATGGCATTGTGCATCACTTCAATAAATATTCTTTACAAAGGGTATAATTAATGAACGCAAACGAAGCATTGATCGCACGTCATTCCTAACGTGCTTCAATACTTTAATACAATAAAAGCTACGTGATTCGCCTAGGTCTCAAAGGCGACAGGAAAAGAAGACTACCAGCTTCGTAGAACGTATCAAAATAGGGAATAAACAACTATCACAAATATTCGATAAATATTTTTCAAACAAAATAGCCTACACCAGTTGAAACGTTCCATGAACGTCAATGATGGCGGGGCGTCAATTTCTTTCTAATTATGAAATTACAGTAGTTCTTCGCCGACGCCActacgcaccccccccccccccccccccagggcaTAGAAACTTTGTGTTTCGTATACAGACTCTAAAGCGGCTGGTAACAAAGGTTTAGCAATATTTCATCAATTCCAAATAACCGACGTAGTCAAATGTTGGCCGCCTATCACCCCTAAAATATTTTCTGCTTTCTCAAGATATAAACTTGAGGGTTTATTTGTATTTCTCAGAAAATCGTGAAGGTGGCATGGAAGGTGTTCGTGAGCTTCTAAactcataaacagcttcgctgtaaaacaagctGGATTCTTGGTGGAACCTCAAAGATAATGAGtggtgcaatattttttttttttgtatgcagcCAGGTCCGTTGCATCTATAGAAGCTGCGGCTGGCTCTGCTGCTTAAACCAGCTGGCCGGCCACTTGGCGCATCAACACAGCGTCAACGTGATTGCAGTTCAGGGTAAGTCAGAACAACAAGAAAGAGAACACGAACTGTATTCCAATGTAACAATTGGGAGTGATAACTTGCGCTGCATGTCACCGTAACATCAGCATGGAAACTGGCCTTTGCAATGCGGAGCTAGCTGTGCAGGAGTACTGCTCTAAGGTGCCAGGTTGACTAGGGAACCGCAATGCATCGATTTCGACCCTTTAAAATATAGTAGTCATTGATGGACTTCAGTGCTAACGTCAAAAAACAATTAATCATAATCACATGGATTCAGGAAACATGTTAACGTGCAAAACGAATGTGAGTGAATGTTCTGACTTTTCATGTTCAGCCATTAGGAAATATGAAGGGGCCATCAGGAGCACACTGACGCCTACCCGTAAGGCGCATGTTTTACACAGCCTCATCATGGCATGAACCTCCTCAGTATAATTTGTAGTTATACCGTCTCCCCATCTTACAAAGGAAGACACGTCAGCCTAATGAGAATGAAAAAAGGTCTCACACTTACGTGCCGCACACGACAAAGGATGTAGTAGCTCgtaaaataaatcagttgtttgAGAGCGTCTcccttaggcgcccgtttctgcgttgAGTTTCGACGTCCCTCGGCGTCGGCGGTGTCCGTCAACGTATCCGAGCGAACGAGTGCAGCGACGATTgagagagcgaacggggagcgctgcgagggatgaaagacggcgataacgaagagaacgcgaggagaaaagcgaaggcggagggtgcagcggaacaatTGAGGCGGTAAGCGGAGGAGCAGGGTATGGCGACACCGAGCGGGCCACGTCGCTCTATGAACGGTAGATACGCTGGAAGAGGAGTTTATGTGCGGGGTCCCGCGTTACAGGATCACGTTTTATAGTACCTTCTCATTAcagtccgaagctatcatgtcggCAGCTTGGGTTTGGGTTGTACTTAACGATTTTCATGACGCATCTTActatgagaaattcaattagttccgtAAGGCCTGTGCTCCATGGTGAGCGACTGCATGGTTGCGGCTCGGAACGATTCTTTGTCAAGCGACGTCTGAAGCCGACACCGGAGTTTTTGCGACAAGGGGCCCTTgacactatcgcgttaaaaagtGACTAAGCACTTGCACGCAGCGGCATTACCACTCTCAAACATGCTAGAAAACGGCGGTGGGTGTTGTAGCTAGGCCGCGATGTGGTTCCTGATGCCAGTTTTTGCTGAGTGTCCTCTCTTGTGTCTTGCAGAGGACCGCGCGGAGCTCGTCTTGGAAGATCccaacaacaaagaaaacagcATGCGCATGGTCCTCCTGCTGCATCAGGAGAGCGTGTTTGCAGTCACCTACGAGCGGACTGGCCCGTTCTACACGGAATCGAAACTCAACATCGTCACGCTGACTCCTCGTTGTGACGAATATGAGTTTGAGATTATTCTTCGTGGGCCCTCTGGTGTGAACTCATGGCGGTCAAAGGCACTTGCATGTGGAACACTCGAAGACACATCCGTGGGGCTCACCGAGTCATTTATCAACAAGATGGCTCCCCACGGACTCCTAAGAATGGAAATGAAATTGACGAAATCTGTCATTTAAAAAGGACGAGGGTATTTCGTGTCTTGCATATGGACAGAAACCTGACAGCGTGACGTGGTCTGACCCCTCAGTTGAAGAAAGCTGCGTTCCATCGCCGTCTTTTCTCATGTGGTATCATTTCTGTATGCAGGCAAGCTGTTTCCCTAtagcaaaaaccagcgtcttccagtgccttccagtgtgaaaccagcgcgttttttgaaACTGCATCGCAATGGGTAccctggcgctcgctgggactcatTGGAACatcagtgagaacgctggataagagttTAGTCACACTGGAAGGGACGCTgattccactgccatgacgctggggcgcactggcttgtgctgtacaggcgctggttctcgatGCAGTTCTCAATATAAAATGTTtgtacaatttcatcgcttgatactagtcttttgtcctaaataacgctataccTTCTGGTCATAaaactatttcgtgtcgcagtTTGCAAAAAGGTgggtgagctgccctgtttattcatgcacatttgacactgaagatcactttcgttttttgaattttcccttttgactgtgCGTATAGCTGAATTGTTGAACGAAACCCCGCAAACGCAGAGAACACcacgttttttagtagtttgcacgtaacatatgactgggagttgtcgccgttgtcacAGTGTTGTGGTGTGGCCATGGActccagaagtcgttcagacgcgctcgaacggaccccgagttcgaagcctaccgctgacTGACATTAttgcaccgataacaaagctgaggtgattcgcgCGCTTCCACTTTTCCtgttgtattaaaaaaaaagttgcacgaACCACATTGGGTGggcgtgtatgcgtgtgtttgtgcgtgtgcgtgcgtgtgtgcctgcACGTGTGTGGTTGTGTCGTTTGGGGAAGGAAACCGAATTGGGCCTCGAGAGCACAGCAAATAATTGCGTACGTTTATTTTGGTTGCTTTTTGAATTGCGCGTTTTTATGCAAGAAGGCTACGTTGAAGCTGGAAAGAAACACGCCACGCGTCCCTTCACATATATACAGCCATGAATTCATGTCACCCCGTCTCTTTCAATTCTAGCGACATAGTATTCATTACACGGCCCTTATTGCAATAAAACATGCAACCACGTTTACTTCAATGAGGACATCAGGTAAACGTCCCATCACGtacaggaaaacaaaaaaaaaccgagGAGGAAATATTTCTTAATGTTCCTGATTACGTCAGTAACATGTACATTTTGGTTAATATTGAACTTCACATGCCGCACGCTTCTATAAAATAAACGTTTTTTCTAACAAGGACTTCTCTGTCGAGAGAGAGCGAAGCGTTGCTGAAAGTAGTAGCGTGACACATCCGAGCTTTTGTTAAAGGCATTTCTTACAAAAGTGGCAATTTTTATACATGCGCCTAACTCGGCCCAATGAATTGCGATAGCGATCCCTCAGTTCGCCGATTTTGCTTTTTCTCGCATTTGTAGTTATGCTGTTAAAGAAATTCATTAATTTACGGAGAAACCTGCTGGCATTACGTTCGCGGAGAGCATTCCGTACTTAAATGAGTACCGACAAAAAAATTTCGAAGCCGTTTTAACGAGTGAGATCGATTAACGTGGACGCCCCCACATGGTCTGCAATATATCAACGGCGTATAAAGCTTACAACATATATAAACTAAATTTAAAGTACGTGCttgcagccaaccgcaaaacgctGGCTCTCACGACATCGACATCAAGAAAGGAATGTAAACAACCGAGAAAACAATACGTCACAAgttttcgttggctgccatgccTCCTTGAATGTTGTCTTCTTCTCAATTATTGATTGTGGGaggacgctctccgtgtcgctgcaactgcagaaTTAAGCGACAGTTTTCTTCGTGTCAGCGGATTTGCcgcactatcagcttgactgcgctgcacTTACCATGCACGAATTGCGAGTAAAGCGCAATGTCGCATATGTGCTGCGTCATTGACTGCTGCCGAACACATTCAGGGTTTGGAATAGCGAGGCATCGTTTTCTCCGCGATAGCCTTCAACTGACATAAGTGTACTCAGTTTGTGCGCGTCTCTGGACACTTAGAATGGACCCTGCTGAGGAACAGACAGATTTGCTCCTTTCATTTTGAGCGCGCATGCAACAAGTAAAACCCGCCAAACTTAGCGCAGGCCGACCTTCCACCAATACTACGTGGCCACAAGCCTGCTGCTGTGCCGACTATTCACCACTCATTGTATCCTGCTGCGGAATATACTTCATTGCCCAAGCATTCTCGACAACAAGTTCGTACTACTGGCAGCGGTGCGTACGCATAATGATAGCGTCGTATGTGATGATGCCTGATATTGTGCAGTGATGCTCGGAGTCATGCACGGGCACGGAGTTTGAGCCAGGTGCCCCCCTTCTCGTGTCGATGGACATCAGCGTGGGCTACGAGATGAATGAGGCCGCAAATGCAGCAGATGGGTGTTTAGTGCACCGTGGCGACGACTATAATGGTGAGCGCAGAACGATTACCGTTTAGCCAGTGGCTCAACTTTGCTTCTTGCTCTGCGCGATATACTGCTGACCAGTGACCGTGCGAATGGCAAACCATCAAGTCACGTTTGCAAAAATTGAGATATGTTTGAGCTTTTCCGAGTAAAAGGCTAGGCCGCGCTCTTCGAGTAATCGACCATCCCGATAGAAATAGTAAGCAatatacaaagctcactgcaggggcaGGGGTTAAAGGCAATCAAGCCTGACAAAGGAGCCTGTCCCTCCGCAGTTCGTGGCAGCTCACACGCTTTGAGTtcaaaagagtaaaaaaaaaaaggattgcagtACATCAGTTTCAGGAAAATGGACAACTAGCTACTCGCAAGAGTGCACATAACAAatcacataaacaagagaaaaatttACATAACATCTCTAAATAATCATACAGAAGAAGTCGCGCGCACGCCATAATATATAGCTAcacgaaataaataataaataataataaataaataaataataaataataaaaattaaacaagcaaataaataataaaactaaatcataaaaataaataataaaacaagcatattatacaCACAGTTGTTATGCCGGAATTGCTTAACTATTTCCCAAGGAACTACTGCTTGTGCCAAAGAAAACATGCAGTAATAATCGAAGTTTACGTTCTTGTCGTAAAAATTAAATTGTAGGGGATTAAACAAGAAAATTTAACTGTAATTTGACACACCCTGgcgtttatttatatatatatatatatatatatatatatatatatatatatatatatatatatatatatatataccatggaATAGAAGCACGTAGAAGAAATAACATGACTTTACTGACGTTACCGCCAGGCTACGCCCTTCATCAAGAGTGTGACACCAAGCACAAAGAGCTCAATTTCTGCATTTTCTCAGTAAGGAGACAGAGAAGCCAGCGAGAGGAAACAAACACGGGAATACAAACTTTACGAAATTACGCTTGTAAAAAAGAGGAAAATAGCAAAGGAATGGAGTGATGTCAAAAATACCAGCACATGCACTAACTCACGTCGAAATCAACGAAAACGACCATGAATACATACTTGCgtgacagacaaaaaaaaatcagaagaaaTACCAAGGAAATCTAGATGGGTAAGCCGTTTGTGAATGACCCATGCGTTAAGGTGCACATTCCGTCATGTCCGCAAGGAAATATGACAGATGCAGTCCGTGTGACAGGTTTGAGACGGGTTGCCTCTGCTGCGACCTTGAAGATGGCCAATACCGTCGCATGGTTGGAAGGCAGTGATACACCAAACTGACGTTTCGgcagcacaagaaaaaaagacagaaaaaaagtggATTAAAAAGAGAATTCACAAGTAGGGACGCAACAGGTGCGCACGCGCATTTCAAGCTACCATGCGCGTTCCtacttttcacttttttttatttatattgtgcGGCCGAAACGTCAGTTTGGTGCATCATTGAATGATTTTCTCTTGTGCCATATGCAATTCCTGACGGTTAGGGATGGTACGTACATAAGGCACCTTTATGAAATGGCGTCTGTATTTCCACGTTACTTCTTAGAAATTCTTTGCGCCCTGCTGCTGTGTTCATACTCATCATTTCACCCTGTAAAATATCTTTTTCACATATATTTTATTGTATTCTTCCCACACGCATAGACTTTGTATAAAAACCTTATTGCAAAACCCAGCACCCAGTATCCAGCGCGCTGGATTaagggcccagtgccgcgcgcttgatgctggggcgctgggcaggcgcagCATATTGGGAGGCGCTGGCTACTGGTGCGAGAAACAGCTCTAGCTTGTTAAATACGCCGTGCCTGGAGACCGCATATATTTttttgcaaaaagaaaacaacagagagcgttttagtgcaataaaaaaaggaaaaagaacgtaAAAATAAAAGTGCTCCAGCCCGTATTTGATCGCCCGACCTACACAGCCCAAACACGGTACTTCACCGCTGCGCCACGCCAGCAGGTGAACGTGAACGGATAATTTGCCGTGTCGAAATCAAGAAGCAGCTTTGGTTTCGCAGAGGTACGCCTCGCACAGACATGGCAGATGCGTAATCGCCCAACACGTAAAGCTCACGCCTGTACTACAAAGAAACATTTggtgtccgtattcagtagcatgctcggaagtgccacaacatcgattttcgcttgcgattggtattttaaatTCGAAAAAGGTCCTTAATGAACCGCGGACTCGGGACCCTGTATGGTCTATTACTGCCGATTTCCATAGCCGTTTCTTGTTTttcacgcaaaggatatgcaacgtttccttatttcaatgatgcctttcagtcaacacgtctgtctagtTTTATAtattcgtcagagaagcgcaggctagtgctgagagccttcggcgacagcagatATAATTGTgcttatgacgcgtcacatcggcggtcatcgcttcttctgctggcactgtagacatgaaaaaatggttCATTTCAGAACACCGATGATTTATCCTTGCTAGACTTCTTTATTCCTgtgcctagacgcgccgatagcgtgcagacAGACTGGGCGGATACACTAGGCCTAAGCTTCGCTGGGAACaaatctcggcgcgggtagctggcgaaagttAAAAtttgtgtatttgagcctcaggaGCGcgcgaatcacctcagctttgttatcggtgcaaTAATGTCAGTCAGCGGTaagcttcgaactcggggtccgttcgagcgcgtctgaacgacttctggagTCCATGGCCACACTACAACActgacaacggcgacaactcccagtcatatgttacgtgcaaactactaaaaaacgggGCGTTCTCTGCGTTTGCGGGGTTTCATtaaagaatttagctatccgcacAATCAAAAGGGAAAAttcaaaaaacgaaagtgatcttcagtgtcgaatgtgcatgaataaacagggcagctcacccACCTTTTTGCAAACTGCGACACGAAATAAAGTTTTATGACCAGAAGGTATAGCGTTGTTTAGGACAaaagactagtatcaagcgatgaaattgtacaAACATTTTATATTgagaactgcagcgagaaccagcgcctgtacagcacaagccagtgcgccccagcgtcatggcagtggaatcagcgtctcttccagtgtgactaaactcttatccagcgttctcactgatGTTCCAatgagtcccagcgagcgccagggTACCCATTGCGATGAAGTttcaaaaaacgcgctggtttcacactggaaggcactggaagacgctggtttttgctaTAGGGAAACAGCTTGCCTGCATACAGAAATGATACCACATGAGAAAAGATGGCGATGGAACGCAGCTTTCTTCAACTGAGGGGTCAGACCACGTCACGCTGTCAGGTTTCTGTCTATATGCAAGACACGAAATACCCTCGTCCTTTTTAAATGACATTTCGTCAATTTAATATCCATTCTTAGGAGTCCGTCGGGAGCCATCTTGTTGATAAATGACACGGTGAGCCCCACGGATGTGTCTTCGAGTGTTCCACATGCAAGTGCCTTTGACCGCCATGAGTTCACACCAGAGGGCCCACGAAGAATAATCTCAAACTCATATTCGTCACAACGAGGAGTCAGCGTGACGATGTTGAGTTTGGCTTCCGCGTAGAACGGGCCAGTCCGCTCGTAGGT
Proteins encoded in this window:
- the LOC126546467 gene encoding uncharacterized protein isoform X1, which translates into the protein MQIPYTRCRNWAAGCTAIARLDLMASHEATCGFRQVRCIYRSCGWLCCLNQLAGHLAHQHSVNVIAVQEDRAELVLEDPNNKENSMRMVLLLHQESVFAVTYERTGPFYTESKLNIVTLTPRCDEYEFEIILRGPSGVNSWRSKALACGTLEDTSVGLTESFINKMAPHGLLRMEMKLTKSVI
- the LOC126546467 gene encoding uncharacterized protein isoform X2; this encodes MASHEATCGFRQVRCIYRSCGWLCCLNQLAGHLAHQHSVNVIAVQEDRAELVLEDPNNKENSMRMVLLLHQESVFAVTYERTGPFYTESKLNIVTLTPRCDEYEFEIILRGPSGVNSWRSKALACGTLEDTSVGLTESFINKMAPHGLLRMEMKLTKSVI